The DNA segment AGCAAGTGCAATTGGTAAATTTAATGTTGATAATACGAGAATAGAAGCGAATGTCGCACCACCACCAACACCTGCTACACCGAAGGAACTGATAATTACAACACCTATTACGGTTAAGATGAATTGTAAGTTAACATCAAAGCCAGCTGCAGGGGCAACCATGATTGCTAACATTGCAGGGTAGATTCCTGCACAACCATTTTGACCAATAGATAAACCGAATGAAGCTGAGAAATTCGCGATGCCATCAGGAACACCTAAACGATTTTTTTGAGTTTGTACATTTAACGGTAATGATCCTGCGCTTGAACGTGAAGTGAATGAGAATAATAGTACCTCAGCTGTTTTCTTAACGTAAGTTATCGGATTCAATCCGAGAATTGAAATAATGATTAAATGAATGATATACATCGCAATAAGTGCTACATAAGAAGCAATTACAAATTTACCTAATGTCCAAATGGCTCCAAAATCACTTGTCGCAATTGTCGTAGTCATAATCGCTAAGATACCGTACGGTGTTAAACGTAAGACGAAAGTTACGATAGCCATAACTAAATCGTATAGGGCATCGATGCCACGTTTTAATAGATGACCACTTTCAGGTTGTTTGCGCATAACACGTAAAAATGCGAATCCGATAAATGCTGCAAAGATGACAACTGCGATTGTTGAAGTTGTACGTTGACCAGTGAAATCTAAGAATGGATTGCTTGGTAATAATTCTAGAATTTGTTGTGGTAACGTATGCGCAGTCATATCCTTAGCTTTATCTGCAATTTCATGACCTCTAGCACTTTCCGCATGACCTAAATCAATGCTTGATGCGTCTAAACCAAAGGCTAAGGAAGAGATGATTCCGATTATTGCGGCTATAGTCACCGTTCCAATTAAAAATATAAAGATATACATTCCAATTTTTGCGAACTTTTCACCAATTTGAATTTTTGTAAACGCAGATACAATCGAAATAAATATTAATGGCATTACAATCATTTGTAATAGAGCGACATAACCATCACCAACGATACTAAACCAATCCGTCGTTTGTTTAGTAACGTTCGAGTCAACGCCATAAAGTAAATGTAAAATAATTCCAAAAACAATACCTACACCTAAAGCGCTAAATACACGTTTAGGGAAGGAGACATGCTTTTTGGCCATGGCGAACAACCCAGTAAGCAATGCGATAAATACAATGATGTTAATAATTGTGAATAACATAAACAGGACCTACACTTTCTATATATAGAGTTTGGAATACCCTTTAATTCCGATACATCTACTAAGGATAATCCTAAATTTTATTTTAATCAAGGTTATTTTTGAAATTAATTTATAAATGAATAGAAAGTGAATGATTGAAAGTATCTGATAAATGTACTATGCGTGAAGTCTTGAAATTTAAATAATGGTAAAAAAGACATGTTTCAACGAAAGTATCGATGAAACATGTCTGATGTATAAACTTATAACATTTTATAGGTTGAAGAGACGTGCGAAAAATCCTTTGCGCTCTTCTTTAGGTTCTTCTTTTGAAAGTGGTGAGGATTGTGATTGTGTTGTATTATGGCTTGGTTGTGTCATTTGTTCCTCACTTGGTTTTGCAGATGATGTAGCATTTGTAGAATGCTGAGTTGATTGATCATCTGTTTGTTTAGAAGCTTGATTAGCCGTTGCTTTTGTTGTGTCAGTGCTTGATGTTGCAGTTGTTGATTGTGGTTGTGCACCAACTTGTGTAATTTCTTTGTTGTCTGTATTTGCTTGAGTTGATTGTTTAGATTGTGAATCTTCTTTGGCAGTTTGTGTTGTTGGTTGTTGTGGTGCTTGCTTTTGAGTAGCACTTTGAGCATTCACTGAAGATTGACCAGATGCGTTGTTTGGATTTGCTTGCGTTTTGTTATCTTCTTTTGATGTTTCAGCTTGTTTCTTAGCAAATTCAACTTGTTCTTTCTGTGAATCTTTAATTGTATCTTGCGTTGATTTAATCTTATCTGTTGAGGATTGGATTGCTTTAAGTGACTCAGTATTGGCGTCTAACTTAGAAGTGATTTGATTTTGCATCTTTTGTAATTCAGCTTGTTGTTGATGGACTTGGGTAATCATTTGTCCTAACATTTGACGCTCTTCACGCATTTTGTTGATTTCGTTACGTAAATCTTCAACTAATTGTCCTACGTGTTGATCACTTGGTAATTGACTACCTTCTTCTTTAACGAGCACTTGTAAAAAGTCTTTTTCCTTTTCCAACTCTTCAAAAGCCAAATCGTAACTATTTGTTTGTTTCACTTTCTCTGCGATATCTTTGAATAATTCGATATCTTCCTCTTGGAAATCAGTTGCTGCACGGCCGCGGTATTCGGTCTTGCTAAGTTGGTAGCCGCGTTCCTCTAAATGTTGAACGATTTTACGGACTTGTTTTTCACTTAGCTCCACACGTTGCGCAAATTCTTTGGTTAACATAGAAATAAGTCCTTTCATTAATTAATTTATAAAAATATGTATACTGACGTTTGTCTTCGGTCAGTGACGCGTCAGTCTTACCTCTATGATAGTTTAACCTGTTTGAATAGTGATTTCAAGTCGATTTAACAATCATTTACGCAAGCCCATCTCTTCAAGTAGAGGGTAAATGATACTTCTAGATATCTTATTTGCAAACACATATTTTAAAATGTAATTCGATTTAATACTCGGGCCGAAGATATCTTTACTGAGTTCGATTCTAGACTTAATAAACAAATCCATTGGGATACCGTCTTGATATCCTTCTAAACTAGTGGCTAAATATTCTAACTCATTTTGTTTTTCAAACCCGTGTTCAAAGAGGAATTGACGACGGTGGTCTAAAAATGGAATATAGTCTTCAGAAATCTCATCTGGCTCTTTAGGTACTTCCATCATAATAAAGTTTACATCGTGGGAATGAAGTTGATTAGATAGTTGATTAATTTCACTTTCTATTTCATTTAACGTCTGTGTGATAATCTCATCATGATTCGGTACATCCAGTGCAATCAAATAGATTAAAAAAGCAGAATTAGTTGTGGCCTCATAATGTGCTGTAGCAATACTGACAGGTTTATCCTCTTCTATACCTACTAGGAAGATATAGTCGTCCTTTGTGTGTTCATTTTTTAATGATTGCTTGAAAATTTGCTTACTTTCTTTTAACGAAATATCGAATTTACCATCATATAAGTCTAATGCTGAATCAAATAGTGGATCTTCAATTGAAGTAACAATCTTAAATTCCATGCATACACCCCCGAAATAATTGGCTATATTGTAACATATTCAATTATTAATACGTAAATAATTATTAAAAAAATTATGAAAAATAATTTATTGCGATGTTCAAAAATCTTTAGCTTATAATTATATAGTAAAAAGAGGCCGAGAACACGCTAATGTCTCAACCTCTGAAAATTTATTAAAATTATAGCTTTGTGTGGTGGCTTAATTGAATTAAGGTGTTAAGCCTGGATCTGTTCAAGACTTAGGTCCTTTTGATTCTGAAGCATAATGGCCTTTAGGTTTTTCATGGATATAAGCTGCATTATAATCTTCTACTTCTTTATGAGAAGTATCGTCTTTTTTTGTAGCCACAATATATTTACCGTCTAGAATTGCTTGTTTATAACGTTCTTTATCATCATCTGGAATATCATAATAAGATAAGACCATTGCTTCGCCGTCTTCACCTGTTAAAATGCGAGCGATTCTATCACTGAATGAGCCACTTGTTGCTGTTAAATTCACTTCTGAATCATGAAGTTCATCAAAGTGAAGTTTCTCTTTACTTAGCACAGACAATTCAGATTCTTTATAGCCTTGTGAAAGCTTTTCGTTAAGTGTTGATAATACTTCTTTTTTACTGTTTACCACTGTTAAATCTTCCATAGTGTGTCCCTCCGTCCGATGTACTGTCTTTATTTAATATTTACCCTGTTCATAGTAGATAAAACGATGACAACTTTATTATATAACCGATTTAATTAGATGACAATCTCGATGTAAATGCTTTCAAAACTATAAAATCAACTTTTAGTGTTGCAAACTTTCAATTGAGATCTATTTCAATGGTTTATTAAAATGTAATGATCTAAAGTTCACGCTGTTGAAAATAACGCTAAAGTCTGCTATCATCATTAAATAATTTATCTAACTCATATAATCTAAAGAATACGGCTTTAGAAGTTTCTACCATGTCGCCATAAACGATATGACTATGAGTGATCATTACAATACCCATAACTTTATTGGAATCCAACTTTAATATCTATTAAGATTAAAGATTCTTTTTGGATAGCTTCTAAATTGTTTCTTTGAAATATATGGAATTTTAAAATAACTAGTGTTGTATCTCATGAGGTTCAACGGTTATTTTAGCAGTTTATTTCAAATGTATTGAATGCTCACTCATATTGTCCTGAAACTCTAGTAGTTTGAGGATTTTTTTATATCATTTTTACGGGATTGCATTTAAAGATAGGTTAGAAACATATTGAATCGGTCAACAAAGAAATTGCGTTATTGCATTTTCAAAGCGAAATCTTCGTATGTTTCAACTTTCCTCTTCAAAGTGCTTGCCATGGTAATCGTATATGGTGTTAGAATAATAGGTAATATTAAATTCTAAATTCAAAATAATTTGTCCAAGAATGTTGTATCGCCAAGTGTTAAACGGGTATGATGAAAGTATCTAAGTATTTCAATGTAAAAGGGCTAAATAGTACGTTGATTTGAAACACGAGCATGAAGATTTGTTACTTTGAGTTTCAGAATTTAATAAGAAGTGTCAACAACAGCTGTATATTATGAGTGAATCTTAAAACAAATCATAGGAGGCTATAAACGTTATGTGGGAAAACAAATTCGAAAAAGAGTCATTAACGTTTGACGATGTGTTACTTATGCCAGCAGAGTCAGATGTATTACCTAAAGAAGTGGATTTAAGTGTACAACTTTCAGACAAAGTGAAATTAAACATACCAGTATTATCTGCAGGTATGGATACAGTTACTGAATCAAAAATGGCAATCGCAATGGCAAGACAGGGTGGTTTAGGTGTTATTCATAAGAATATGAACATTGAAGACCAAGCTGATGAAGTTCAAAAGGTTAAACGTTCAGAGAATGGCGTTATCACTAATCCATTTTTCCTTACGCCAGAAGAAAGTGTTTATGAAGCTGAAGCACTCATGGGTAAATATCGTATTTCTGGTGTGCCAATTGTAAAAGATATGGACAGCAGAGAGTTTGTAGGTATCATTACAAACCGTGACTTAAGATTTATTGAAGACTTCTCAATTAAAATTTCAGACGTAATGACTAAAGAGAACTTAGTGACTGCTCCAGTAGGTACAACGTTGAAAGAAGCCGAATCATTATTACAAGATCATAAGATTGAAAAGCTACCACTTGTTGAAAATGGTCGTTTAGAAGGATTAATCACAATCAAAGATATTGAGAAAGTGCTTGAATTCCCTCATTCAGCAAAAGACGATCAAGGTAGATTATTAGTTGCAGCAGCAATTGGTATCGCAAAAGACACAGATATCAGAGCCGAAAAATTAGTTGAAGCGGGCGTTGATGCGTTAGTTATTGATACTGCACACGGTCACTCACAAGGTGTTATCAAACAAGTTAAACATATTAAAGAGAAATTCCCACAAGTGACAGTTATAGCAGGTAACGTTGCCACAAGCGAAGGTACTAAAGCGTTATTCGAAGCGGGCGCTGATGTTGTTAAAGTTGGTATTGGACCAGGTTCAATTTGTACAACACGTGTCGTAGCAGGTGTAGGTGTACCACAAATCACTGCGGTATATGATTGTGCGACAGAAGCACGTAAACATGGTAAAGCAATTATCGCTGATGGTGGTATTAAATTCTCAGGAGATATCATCAAAGCCTTAGCAGCAGGCGGACATGCTGTAATGTTAGGTAGTTTACTTGCAGGTACAGAAGAAAGTCCAGGCGCTACTGAAATATTCCAAGGTAGACAATATAAAGTTTACCGTGGTATGGGATCACTTGGTGCTATGGAAAGTGGTTCAAACGATCGTTATTTCCAAGAAGATAAAGCCCCTAAAAAATTCGTTCCTGAAGGTATTGAAGGCCGTATTGCATATAAAGGTGTGCTACAAGATACTATTTATCAATTAATGGGCGGTGTTCGCTCAGGAATGGGTTATACAGGCTCTAGAAATTTAGAAGCATTAAGAGAAGAAGCACAATTTACACGTATGGGACCAGCTGGATTAGCAGAAAGTCATCCACACGATGTCCAAATTACTAAAGAATCACCAAACTATTCATTCTAAATTAAAGGAGATTTACAGTTATGGAAATGGCGAAAGCACAAGAACTGATTCTTGTTTTAGACTTTGGTAGCCAATACAACCAATTAATTACACGACGTATACGTGAAATGGGCGTATATAGTGAGTTACATGATCATGAAATTAGTATTGATGAAATCAAACGCTTAAATCCAAAAGGTATTATCCTTTCAGGTGGACCGAACTCAGTTTATGAAGAAAATTCATTTTC comes from the Staphylococcus hsinchuensis genome and includes:
- a CDS encoding L-cystine transporter encodes the protein MFMLFTIINIIVFIALLTGLFAMAKKHVSFPKRVFSALGVGIVFGIILHLLYGVDSNVTKQTTDWFSIVGDGYVALLQMIVMPLIFISIVSAFTKIQIGEKFAKIGMYIFIFLIGTVTIAAIIGIISSLAFGLDASSIDLGHAESARGHEIADKAKDMTAHTLPQQILELLPSNPFLDFTGQRTTSTIAVVIFAAFIGFAFLRVMRKQPESGHLLKRGIDALYDLVMAIVTFVLRLTPYGILAIMTTTIATSDFGAIWTLGKFVIASYVALIAMYIIHLIIISILGLNPITYVKKTAEVLLFSFTSRSSAGSLPLNVQTQKNRLGVPDGIANFSASFGLSIGQNGCAGIYPAMLAIMVAPAAGFDVNLQFILTVIGVVIISSFGVAGVGGGATFASILVLSTLNLPIALAGVLISVEPLIDMGRTALNVNDSMLAGTGTAKLTKNLDKDLYDSKEYNELSTSH
- a CDS encoding general stress protein, whose translation is MEDLTVVNSKKEVLSTLNEKLSQGYKESELSVLSKEKLHFDELHDSEVNLTATSGSFSDRIARILTGEDGEAMVLSYYDIPDDDKERYKQAILDGKYIVATKKDDTSHKEVEDYNAAYIHEKPKGHYASESKGPKS
- the guaB gene encoding IMP dehydrogenase — protein: MWENKFEKESLTFDDVLLMPAESDVLPKEVDLSVQLSDKVKLNIPVLSAGMDTVTESKMAIAMARQGGLGVIHKNMNIEDQADEVQKVKRSENGVITNPFFLTPEESVYEAEALMGKYRISGVPIVKDMDSREFVGIITNRDLRFIEDFSIKISDVMTKENLVTAPVGTTLKEAESLLQDHKIEKLPLVENGRLEGLITIKDIEKVLEFPHSAKDDQGRLLVAAAIGIAKDTDIRAEKLVEAGVDALVIDTAHGHSQGVIKQVKHIKEKFPQVTVIAGNVATSEGTKALFEAGADVVKVGIGPGSICTTRVVAGVGVPQITAVYDCATEARKHGKAIIADGGIKFSGDIIKALAAGGHAVMLGSLLAGTEESPGATEIFQGRQYKVYRGMGSLGAMESGSNDRYFQEDKAPKKFVPEGIEGRIAYKGVLQDTIYQLMGGVRSGMGYTGSRNLEALREEAQFTRMGPAGLAESHPHDVQITKESPNYSF